One genomic segment of Entelurus aequoreus isolate RoL-2023_Sb linkage group LG25, RoL_Eaeq_v1.1, whole genome shotgun sequence includes these proteins:
- the LOC133642662 gene encoding ethanolamine-phosphate cytidylyltransferase-like isoform X2, translated as MVHYGHSNQLRQAKAMGDYLIVGVHTDSEITKHKGAPVFTQEERYKMVRSIKWVDEVVEEAPYVTTLETMDKYNCDFCVHGDDLTLTVDGRDTYEEVKKSGRYRECKRTQGVSTTDLVGRMLYMTKAHYSNIDDSDYQQHTDNFGKDSNGHKNHSPWTGVSQFLQTSQKIIQFASGQEPQPGDTIIYVAGSFDLFHIGHVDFLRAAHKLSEKPYVVVGLHFDQEVNRYKGKNYPIMNVHERTLSVLACRYVSEVVIGAPFAVTKDLLDHLKVDLVCHGKMQIYPNKDGSDPYAVPRKQGILRIVDSGNTLTTDAIVQRITKNRLLFQARNQKKEANEIAVIEAMQRHQVADQ; from the exons ATGGTCCACTACGGTCATTCCAACCAGCTGCGCCAGGCCAAGGCCATGGGTGATTACCTCATTGTGGGCGTGCACACTGACA GTGAGATCACAAAGCACAAGGGCGCCCCTGTTTTCACTCAGGAAGAGCGCTACAAGATGGTGCGGTCCATCAAATGGGTGGACGAGGTGGTGGAGGAAGCGCCGTACGTCACCACTCTGGAGACGATGGACAAGTACAACTGCGACTTCTGCGTGCACGGAG ACGACTTAACACTGACAGTCGACGGCAGGGACACGTACGAGGAAGTTAAAAAGTCAGGACGCTACAG AGAATGTAAGAGAACACAGGGAGTTTCAACCACCGACCTGGTTGGCAGGATGCTCTACATGACAAAAGCACATTACAGCAACATT GATGATTCAGACTACCAGCAGCACACAGACAACTTTGGAAAG GACTCCAATGGTCACAAGAACCACAGTCCCTGGACGGGGGTATCTCAGTTCCTGCAGACCTCCCAAAAGATCATCCAGTTCGCTTCAGGCCAGGAGCCACAGCCTGGCGACACCATCATCTACGTGGCGGGGTCCTTTGACCTCTTCC ACATTGGCCACGTGGACTTCTTGCGGGCGGCGCACAAGCTGTCAGAGAAGCCGTACGTCGTGGTTGGGCTGCACTTCGACCAA GAAGTGAATCGCTACAAGGGGAAGAACTACCCCATCATGAATGTCCACGAGCGAACTCTCAGCGTCCTGGCTTGCCGA TATGTCTCCGAGGTGGTGATTGGTGCTCCGTTTGCCGTCACGAAAGACCTGCTGGATCATTTGAAG GTGGACCTCGTATGCCACGGAAAGATGCAAATATACCCGAACAAGGACGGATCTGACCCGTACGCT GTGCCCAGAAAGCAAGGAATATTGCGCATTGTTGACAGTGGGAACACCCTCACGACAGATGCTATTGTGCAGAGGATAACTAAAAACAG GCTGCTTTTTCAAGCCAGGAACCAGAAGAAGGAGGCCAATGAGATTGCCGTGATCGAGGCCATGCAGCGACACCAAGTAGCAGACCAGTAA
- the LOC133642662 gene encoding ethanolamine-phosphate cytidylyltransferase-like isoform X3 — translation MVGEITKHKGAPVFTQEERYKMVRSIKWVDEVVEEAPYVTTLETMDKYNCDFCVHGDDLTLTVDGRDTYEEVKKSGRYRECKRTQGVSTTDLVGRMLYMTKAHYSNIDDSDYQQHTDNFGKDSNGHKNHSPWTGVSQFLQTSQKIIQFASGQEPQPGDTIIYVAGSFDLFHIGHVDFLRAAHKLSEKPYVVVGLHFDQEVNRYKGKNYPIMNVHERTLSVLACRYVSEVVIGAPFAVTKDLLDHLKVDLVCHGKMQIYPNKDGSDPYAVPRKQGILRIVDSGNTLTTDAIVQRITKNRLLFQARNQKKEANEIAVIEAMQRHQVADQ, via the exons GTGAGATCACAAAGCACAAGGGCGCCCCTGTTTTCACTCAGGAAGAGCGCTACAAGATGGTGCGGTCCATCAAATGGGTGGACGAGGTGGTGGAGGAAGCGCCGTACGTCACCACTCTGGAGACGATGGACAAGTACAACTGCGACTTCTGCGTGCACGGAG ACGACTTAACACTGACAGTCGACGGCAGGGACACGTACGAGGAAGTTAAAAAGTCAGGACGCTACAG AGAATGTAAGAGAACACAGGGAGTTTCAACCACCGACCTGGTTGGCAGGATGCTCTACATGACAAAAGCACATTACAGCAACATT GATGATTCAGACTACCAGCAGCACACAGACAACTTTGGAAAG GACTCCAATGGTCACAAGAACCACAGTCCCTGGACGGGGGTATCTCAGTTCCTGCAGACCTCCCAAAAGATCATCCAGTTCGCTTCAGGCCAGGAGCCACAGCCTGGCGACACCATCATCTACGTGGCGGGGTCCTTTGACCTCTTCC ACATTGGCCACGTGGACTTCTTGCGGGCGGCGCACAAGCTGTCAGAGAAGCCGTACGTCGTGGTTGGGCTGCACTTCGACCAA GAAGTGAATCGCTACAAGGGGAAGAACTACCCCATCATGAATGTCCACGAGCGAACTCTCAGCGTCCTGGCTTGCCGA TATGTCTCCGAGGTGGTGATTGGTGCTCCGTTTGCCGTCACGAAAGACCTGCTGGATCATTTGAAG GTGGACCTCGTATGCCACGGAAAGATGCAAATATACCCGAACAAGGACGGATCTGACCCGTACGCT GTGCCCAGAAAGCAAGGAATATTGCGCATTGTTGACAGTGGGAACACCCTCACGACAGATGCTATTGTGCAGAGGATAACTAAAAACAG GCTGCTTTTTCAAGCCAGGAACCAGAAGAAGGAGGCCAATGAGATTGCCGTGATCGAGGCCATGCAGCGACACCAAGTAGCAGACCAGTAA